One window from the genome of Nicotiana tomentosiformis chromosome 5, ASM39032v3, whole genome shotgun sequence encodes:
- the LOC104113107 gene encoding protein EIN4-like — protein MLRWLFLGLLISLVIISVKANDTEFSNCNCDEEGMWSIHNILECQKVSDFLIAVAYFSIPLELLYFISCSNIPFKWVLIQFIAFIVLCGLTHLLNGLTYNSAHPSFQLIMSLTVAKILTALVSCATAITLLTLFPLLLKIKVRELFLTQNVMELDQEVGLMKKQKEVCMQVRMLTREIRKSIDKHNILYTTLVELSKTLNLHNCAVWMPNENRSVMNLTHGLSPGSAVEYQRSLPIDDPDVLEITKNKGVRILRQDSVLAAASSGGPGEPCTVAAIRMPLLRASDFKGGTPVLVDTRYAILVLVLPSGDFDWSRNEMEIVEVVADQVAVALSHATVLEESQLMREKLEIRNGLLQQAKENAVKATQARNSFQKVMNNGMRRPMHSVLGLLSILQDENFTSCNQRIIIDTMVRTSTVLSTLINDAMDISDKDEGRISVEMMPFQLHSLIKEASCLVKCLCIYKGFGFSTDFPNSLPNLVMGDEKRTFQVLLHMVGHLLNINFGSGSVVFRVGTEGGSDKLWGARRHSIVDEYITVKFETKVSLESSQRESSISSIHFGGRRYNSKELKEGLSFRICKKLVQMMQGNVYMSSNSEGHAQGMTLILRFLKQSSFRKQMFDLGNPLERVVSSAMFKGLQVLLADYDDVNRMVTKKLLEKLGCQVIAVSTGFQCLSAMGHSTTSIQVVILDLHMPEMDGFEVAMRVRKFHSHGWPLIIALSATSEEQVRDRCLQVGVNGLIRKPVLLQGMAEELQRVLQRAGEGF, from the exons ATGTTAAGGTGGTTGTTTCTAggattgttgatttctttggtcATTATCTCTGTTAAAGCTAATGATACTGAATTCTCCAATTGTAACTGTGATGAAGAAGGTATGTGGAGTATACATAACATTCTTGAGTGCCAAAAGGTGAGTGATTTCTTGATTGCAGTTGCTTACTTTTCTATTCCACTTGAGTTGCTTTACTTTATTAGTTGCTCAAATATTCCTTTTAAATGGGTTCTTATCCAATTCATTGCATTCATAGTACTATGTGGCTTGACTCATTTGCTCAATGGATTGACTTATAATAGTGCTCATCCTTCCTTCCAATTGATAATGTCATTAACAGTTGCCAAAATCTTAACTGCCCTTGTTTCTTGTGCAACTGCAATTACCCTTTTGACTCTGTTCCCTCTACTCCTCAAAATAAAAGTTAGAGAACTGTTTTTGACACAAAATGTTATGGAGCTTGATCAAGAGGTTGGGTTGATGAAGAAGCAGAAAGAAGTATGTATGCAAGTCCGTATGCTTACACGAGAAATTAGGAAGTCGATTGATAAACACAATATCTTGTATACTACTCTAGTTGAGCTTTCAAAGACCTTGAATCTGCACAACTGTGCAGTTTGGATGCCAAATGAAAATAGGTCAGTGATGAACTTGACACATGGGTTAAGCCCCGGTTCTGCTGTAGAATACCAACGTTCGCTTCCGATTGATGATCCGGATGTGTTGGAGATAACAAAGAACAAAGGGGTAAGGATTTTGAGGCAAGATTCAGTTCTTGCAGCTGCAAGCAGTGGAGGGCCTGGTGAGCCGTGTACTGTTGCAGCAATTCGGATGCCATTGCTTCGTGCTTCGGATTTCAAAGGGGGAACGCCGGTGTTGGTTGACACTCGTTACGCCATTTTAGTTTTGGTTCTTCCAAGTGGGGATTTTGATTGGAGCCGTAATGAGATGGAGATAGTGGAAGTAGTCGCTGATCAGGTGGCTGTGGCTCTATCTCACGCCACGGTTCTTGAAGAGTCTCAATTAATGAGGGAGAAACTAGAAATTAGGAATGGTTTGCTGCAGCAGGCTAAGGAGAATGCTGTGAAGGCAACGCAGGCGAGGAATTCATTTCAGAAGGTAATGAACAATGGGATGAGACGGCCAATGCACTCAGTTTTGGGTTTGCTTTCCATACTTCAAGACGAGAACTTTACAAGCTGTAACCAGAGGATTATTATTGACACAATGGTGAGAACAAGCACCGTTCTGTCCACTTTAATAAATGATGCAATGGATATATCCGACAAAGATGAAGGAAGAATCTCAGTAGAAATGATGCCGTTTCAGCTGCATTCACTGATCAAAGAGGCTTCTTGTCTTGTTAAATGCCTGTGTATTTATAAGGGCTTTGGCTTTTCTACGGATTTTCCCAATTCTTTGCCTAATCTGGTGATGGGTGATGAAAAGAGAACGTTTCAGGTGTTACTTCATATGGTGGGGCATCTGTTAAATATCAACTTTGGAAGTGGCTCCGTTGTATTCAGGGTTGGAACTGAGGGTGGGAGTGATAAGCTTTGGGGAGCAAGAAGACATAGCATAGTTGATGAATACATTACCGTAAAATTTGAAACTAAAGTTAGTCTTGAAAGTTCTCAAAGAGAGAGCTCAATCTCAAGTATTCACTTTGGTGGAAGGAGGTATAACAGCAAAGAGTTAAAGGAGGGCTTGAGTTTCCGCATATGTAAAAAACTTGTTCAG ATGATGCAGGGAAACGTATATATGTCCTCAAATTCTGAGGGCCATGCTCAAGGGATGACTCTTATTCTCAGATTTCTAAAACAGTCATCATTTAGAAAACAAATGTTTGATCTTGGAAATCCTTTGGAGCGAGTGGTTTCCAGCGCAATGTTCAAAGGCCTCCAAGTTCTACTTGCTGATTACGACGACGTAAATAGAATGGTAACCAAAAAGCTGCTCGAAAAACTAGGTTGCCAAGTAATTGCTGTGTCAACTGGTTTTCAGTGCCTAAGTGCAATGGGCCATTCAACAACTTCTATCCAAGTTGTCATTTTAGATCTTCACATGCCGGAAATGGATGGATTTGAAGTGGCTATGAGGGTACGCAAGTTCCACAGCCATGGTTGGCCGTTGATCATAGCCTTATCTGCTACTTCAGAGGAACAAGTTCGGGACCGATGCCTACAGGTTGGGGTCAATGGTCTCATAAGAAAACCTGTTCTCTTGCAAGGAATGGCCGAGGAACTTCAGAGAGTCCTACAAAGGGCTGGTGAAGGCTTTTGA
- the LOC138892018 gene encoding uncharacterized protein has product MSAYFSKLKELRAEFDAFMPCPGCGCEESKKYVEHFEYQRLLQFLMGLNETYSRSSNRILNMSPRPSINKAYSMIISEESRRALSQSSQVSEVNEGTTLFSNKGTSSGAPIQLNAKGNHGQNHSFLGNEVTALFSSKGNAGASYGHSGGKNHSVYGYRSRRNNLHYDYCNFKGSTANFAGVSQVQQASQNFQAGIPQFTQEQYNQILQLLGKQPECSGSAMAVGMPLCGDITKILAKWIVDSGASNHMLTKEIRWVVMFFLDFFIFQELFSGQVRGIGREEDGIYVFNSTPKKSVALQAQSQSSVGDTLNVPRPINTVNIIKAPNKVVSIALWHKRLGHAPLDTLQKINGSHDFHVVECSSKDKHYIYTISSIGPADAQSPPPPSSSSPISFASPYSSGPFIPLSHADDLTDYPAADDPTVNDTPIIDPGVESQDDIRKSIRVSRPPIWMKDYIVPNKGSAHCCYPISDCVSYANMSPSFVSTLAAYQLLWNLKLTMRQSKIPSGLRQ; this is encoded by the exons ATGTCTGCTTACTTCTcaaaattgaaggagttgagggCAGAGTTTGATGCTTTTATGCCCTGCCCTGGGTGTGGTTGTGAAGAGTCGAAGAAATATGTTGAGCACTTTGAGTACCAAAGGCTATTGCAGTTTCTCATGGGTCTAAATGAGACATACTCTCGATCAAGCAATCGGATTTTGAACATGTCTCCTAGACCTTCCATAAACAAAGCTTACTCAATGATTATTTCTGAAGAAAGCAGAAGAGCACTGTCCCAATCCTCTCAAGTTTCTGAAGTTAATGAAGGTACAACCTTGTTCAGTAATAAGGGAACATCATCTGGAGCTCCAATTCAGCTGAACGCAAAAGGAAACCATGGGCAAAATCACAGCTTCTTGGGAAATGAGGTGACAGCTTTGTTTAGTAGCAAAGGGAATGCAGGTGCTAGTTATGGTCATTCTGGAGGAAAAAATCACTCAGTTTATGGCTACAGGTCCAGAAGAAACAATCTACATTATGACTATTGCAACTTCAAAG GCTCTACTGCTAACTTTGCAGGAGTCTCACAAGTGCAACAAGCAAGTCAGAACTTCCAAGCTGGAATCCCTCAATTTACTCAAGAGCAGTACAACCAGATTCTTCAACTTCTAGGCAAGCAACCTGAGTGCAGTGGTTCTGCTATGGCAGTAGGTATGCCATTATGTGGTGATATTACTAAAATTCTAGCTAAATGGATTGTAGATTCAGGGGCTTCAAATCATATG CTCACAAAGGAAATAAGATGGGTTGTTATGTTCTTCCttgatttctttatttttcaagaacTTTTTAGTGGACAAGTGAGGGGGATTGGTAGAGAGGAAGATGGAATATATGTGTTCAACTCTACTCCAAAAAAGTCAGTAGCACTACAAGCTCAAAGCCAAAGTTCAGTTGGAGATACCTTGAATGTTCCAAGGCCAATAAACACTGTAAATATAATAAAGGCCCCTAATAAAGTTGTGAGTATAGCTTTGTGGCATAAGAGATTGGGTCATGCACCTCTAGATACTTTGCAGAAAATAAATGGTTCTCATGATTTTCATGTTGTTGAATGTAGTAGTAAAGACAAGCATT ATATCTATACTATTTCATCAATTGGTCCTGCAGATGCTCAGTCACCACCTcccccttcttcttcttctcctatcTCTTTTGCCTCCCCTTATTCATCTGGCCCTTTTATTCCTCTTTCACATGCTGATGATCTTACTGATTATCCTGCTGCTGATGATCCCACAGTCAATGATACTCCTATTATAGATCCTGGTGTTGAGTCACAGGATGACATCAGAAAGTCCATTAGGGTGAGCAGGCCACCCATATGGATGAAAGACTACATTGTTCCTAACAAAGGAAGTGCACACTGTTGTTATCCTATATCAGACTGTGTCAGTTATGCCAATATGTCACCTTCCTTTGTATCTACATTAGCTGCTTATCAGCTATTGTGGAACCTAAAACTTACAATGAGGCAGTCAAAGATTCCAAGTGGATTGAGGCAATGA
- the LOC138892019 gene encoding uncharacterized protein translates to MAITNEDNGSTHEAVAVAPVIDQHHPLFLQPSDTPGSSLISVKLIGPENYTLWSSAMGVSLLGKSKLGFVNGRYRKEKFPLVLHELWEKCNAIVLSRIMNSVCAELLSDMVYASSADKVWMDLKETFDKVNSSRVLYLHKQIATLAQGL, encoded by the coding sequence ATGGCGATTACTAACGAGGACaatggatcgactcacgaagctGTAGCTGTAGCACCAGTGATCGATCAGCATCATCCATTGTTTCTGCAACCGAGTGACACTCCAGGCAGTTCTCTCATCTCTGTCAAGCTCATAGGACCTGAGAATTACACTTTGTGGAGTAGTGCTATGGGCGTTAGTCTGCTAGGTAAAAGTAAGCTAGGGTTTGTAAATGGAAGGTATAGAAAAGAAAAGTTTCCTCTTGTTCTTCATGAACTCTGGGAAAAATGTAATGCTATAGTCCTATCGCGGATTATGAACTCTGTGTGTGCTGAATTGCTAAGTGACATGGTCTATGCTTCGAGTGCTGACAAAGTGTGGATGGACCTCAAAGAGACATTTGATAAAGTTAATAGTTCTAGAGTGTTATATCTGCATAAACAAATTGCAACTCTGGCTCAAGGACTGTAA